One Ethanoligenens harbinense YUAN-3 genomic window carries:
- a CDS encoding glycosyltransferase family 4 protein, with protein MGIAHKLKTAAELLRTKGIASVWAVFSAKTARAARRAAHAARGMLFRTRLLRADTGETLRVLYIVNEVEMSGGQTVRYRVFNLIEALRGQADASWSMLEDGVYLDDWQVARADLLVCMRVFDTPQLRRLLALAARHAVPAVFDIDDLIFLPDYYDGFCKALAVQDGFEKDMYADMFAKFHEAFMRCDFATASTPYIAERMQPYKAARVIHNGLNETQMDVARGLPETARGQVFRICYLSGSKSHNVDFAQAKPAIARILEEYPSVRLRVAGYLDEDLSSRFPGRVSRAPYMPWQELPAYCAACDLNIAPLDTSSPFCHAKSELKYFEAALVGVPTVASPTDTFRRCIRPGENGLLAETEEEWYAAIKSLIDDEELRGRIRRAAKADALERYAPSAIAAEALAAYRGILAERR; from the coding sequence ATGGGCATCGCACACAAGTTGAAAACAGCGGCGGAGCTGCTGCGCACCAAAGGCATCGCAAGCGTATGGGCGGTGTTTTCGGCCAAAACGGCGCGCGCCGCCCGGCGTGCCGCACATGCCGCGCGCGGCATGCTGTTTCGCACCCGTCTGCTGCGTGCGGACACGGGCGAAACGCTCCGGGTGCTGTATATCGTCAATGAGGTGGAGATGTCCGGCGGGCAGACGGTGCGTTACCGCGTGTTCAACCTCATCGAAGCGCTGCGCGGGCAGGCGGACGCATCTTGGTCCATGCTGGAAGACGGCGTGTATCTGGACGACTGGCAGGTGGCGCGGGCGGACCTCCTCGTCTGCATGCGGGTGTTCGATACGCCGCAGCTCCGCCGCCTGCTTGCCCTCGCCGCGCGGCATGCCGTGCCCGCGGTGTTTGATATCGACGATCTCATCTTCCTGCCCGACTATTACGACGGGTTCTGCAAGGCGCTCGCGGTGCAAGACGGGTTTGAAAAAGACATGTACGCGGATATGTTCGCCAAGTTCCATGAGGCGTTCATGCGGTGTGATTTTGCCACGGCCAGCACGCCCTATATCGCCGAACGGATGCAGCCGTATAAAGCCGCGCGGGTCATCCACAACGGGCTGAACGAGACGCAGATGGATGTCGCCCGCGGGCTTCCGGAAACCGCGCGGGGACAGGTGTTCCGCATTTGCTATCTCAGCGGCAGCAAATCGCACAACGTCGATTTTGCGCAGGCCAAACCCGCCATTGCGCGTATTCTGGAAGAATATCCGTCCGTTCGGCTCCGCGTGGCCGGGTATCTGGACGAAGACCTTTCCTCGCGTTTCCCGGGGCGGGTTTCCCGCGCGCCGTATATGCCGTGGCAGGAGCTGCCCGCTTATTGCGCCGCGTGTGATCTCAACATCGCGCCGCTGGATACGTCCAGCCCGTTCTGCCACGCCAAGAGCGAACTGAAATATTTTGAGGCCGCTCTGGTGGGGGTGCCCACCGTAGCTTCGCCCACCGATACCTTCCGTCGGTGCATCCGCCCGGGTGAAAACGGCCTGCTGGCTGAAACGGAGGAAGAATGGTACGCGGCCATCAAATCGCTTATCGACGACGAAGAGCTGCGCGGGCGCATCCGGCGGGCCGCGAAAGCGGACGCACTGGAGCGGTATGCGCCGTCGGCCATCGCTGCGGAGGCGCTGGCGGCCTACCGCGGCATCTTAGCGGAGCGGCGGTAA
- a CDS encoding class I SAM-dependent rRNA methyltransferase, whose translation MLSGQNAGAAALPAVTLRPREERDVQEGRLWVFDNEIAGIRGDVQPGGLVDVFAAKGVFLGRGFCNMRSKIRVRLLTREAEPIDRAFFAHRLARAIDLRRRLGHFEACRLVYGEADCLPGLTVDRFGDVLVVQIAALGMERFKDVVVDVLADLLHPRTIYERNDLPTREKEGLPQQTGVLYGEEPGLVEIRENGLRVLVDVVGGQKTGYFLDQRENRAALAPFSSGAVLDCFCHTGGFALHAARYGADTVEAVDISSAALEMVRRNAALNGLANITTTEANVFDLLKAYQQEGRQYDLVILDPPAFAKSKSALQSAARGYKEINLRGMQLVRPGGFLVTCSCSHFMTPPLFLDMIKRAAADVGRTARVLEIRYQAKDHPIGLGAEESLYLKCVILQMD comes from the coding sequence ATGCTGAGCGGGCAGAATGCGGGCGCGGCGGCGCTGCCCGCCGTCACACTGCGCCCCCGCGAGGAACGTGATGTGCAGGAGGGGCGGCTCTGGGTGTTCGACAACGAGATCGCGGGTATCCGCGGCGATGTGCAGCCCGGCGGGCTGGTGGACGTGTTTGCGGCAAAAGGCGTGTTTTTGGGACGCGGGTTCTGTAACATGCGCTCGAAGATTCGTGTCCGCCTGCTTACGCGGGAAGCGGAGCCCATTGACCGCGCTTTTTTTGCGCACCGCCTTGCACGTGCGATCGATCTGCGCAGGCGGCTCGGGCATTTCGAAGCCTGTCGTCTGGTCTATGGGGAAGCCGACTGCCTGCCGGGGCTGACGGTCGATCGTTTCGGCGACGTGCTTGTGGTGCAGATCGCGGCGCTGGGCATGGAGCGTTTCAAGGATGTGGTGGTGGATGTGCTGGCGGACCTGCTGCATCCGCGTACCATCTATGAGCGCAATGACCTGCCCACGCGTGAAAAAGAGGGCCTGCCGCAGCAGACCGGCGTACTCTATGGGGAGGAACCCGGGCTGGTGGAGATCAGAGAGAACGGCCTGCGCGTGCTGGTGGACGTGGTGGGCGGCCAGAAGACCGGCTATTTCCTCGACCAGCGCGAGAACCGGGCGGCGCTCGCGCCGTTCTCATCCGGTGCGGTGCTGGATTGTTTCTGCCATACCGGCGGGTTTGCGCTGCACGCGGCCCGGTACGGTGCGGATACGGTGGAAGCGGTGGATATTTCTTCCGCCGCGCTGGAAATGGTGCGCCGAAATGCCGCACTTAACGGCCTTGCGAACATCACGACCACTGAAGCCAATGTGTTCGACCTGCTCAAAGCCTACCAGCAGGAAGGGCGGCAGTATGATCTGGTCATCCTCGACCCGCCTGCATTTGCCAAATCGAAGTCCGCGCTGCAAAGCGCGGCGCGCGGCTACAAGGAGATCAACCTGCGTGGCATGCAACTGGTGCGCCCGGGCGGTTTCCTCGTTACCTGTTCCTGCTCGCATTTCATGACGCCGCCGCTGTTCCTGGACATGATAAAGCGCGCGGCCGCCGATGTGGGCAGAACCGCGCGCGTGCTGGAAATCCGCTATCAGGCGAAGGATCATCCCATCGGCTTGGGCGCCGAGGAATCGCTTTACCTCAAGTGTGTGATCTTGCAGATGGATTAA
- a CDS encoding VTT domain-containing protein has product MPTIQTLIEIFLHIDKHLGNFMHAYGTVAYVLMFLIIFCETGLVVTPFLPGDSLIFAAGALAAKSIVAPAAVIMFCAAAILGNMCNYQIGRALGHRVENGHIRFIKKEYIERTQAFFQKYGAVTIIITRFMPIIRTFAPFVAGVGEMRYRKFLLYNTIGGIVWASFFFGIGYFFGNLPFFRDHFSMVVVLIVVVSLLPAVIGFIKAKFGKAKKAA; this is encoded by the coding sequence ATGCCAACCATACAAACTCTGATCGAAATTTTCCTGCATATCGACAAGCACCTCGGCAACTTCATGCACGCCTACGGCACCGTTGCCTACGTGCTGATGTTCCTTATCATCTTCTGTGAGACCGGGCTGGTGGTTACGCCGTTTCTGCCGGGCGATTCGCTCATCTTCGCGGCCGGCGCGCTGGCCGCCAAATCCATCGTGGCCCCCGCCGCAGTCATCATGTTCTGCGCCGCGGCCATCCTCGGCAATATGTGCAACTACCAGATCGGCCGCGCGCTGGGACATCGCGTGGAAAACGGGCACATCCGCTTTATCAAGAAAGAGTATATTGAGCGAACGCAGGCGTTCTTCCAAAAATACGGCGCCGTCACCATCATCATCACACGTTTCATGCCCATCATACGTACATTCGCCCCGTTCGTGGCGGGTGTGGGCGAGATGCGCTACCGCAAATTCCTGCTCTATAACACCATCGGCGGTATTGTCTGGGCATCGTTCTTCTTCGGCATCGGCTATTTCTTCGGCAACCTGCCGTTCTTCCGCGACCATTTCAGCATGGTCGTCGTCCTCATCGTGGTGGTTTCCCTGCTTCCGGCCGTCATCGGTTTCATCAAGGCCAAATTCGGGAAGGCAAAAAAAGCCGCTTAA
- the pyrB gene encoding aspartate carbamoyltransferase: MPCGDLLDLNDCSVTDWKNLIKLADDIRLNPRDYMHRCEGKVLATLFYEPSTRTQMSFQAAMLRLGGQIIGFDNPVNSSVSKGETLMDTMRIVSNYADIIVVRHPQEGAARAASLYARCPVINAGDGGHLHPTQTLTDLVTLSTVKGRLTGLRIGVCGDLKYGRTVHSLLKAMSRFEGNRFYLISTPELSVPDYCKEILDNAGCPYEEVPALDDCIGELDVLYMTRIQQERFATPEAYEAQRGVFVLTPEKLQKARADLAILHPLPRVDEIDPAIDEDPRALYFTQARLGMFGRMALMLRMLEDDITIHSEREHHLHAAVCSNPRCITHTEKYLSRSVCKDENGHDICLYCEEKC, translated from the coding sequence ATGCCATGCGGAGATTTGCTGGATCTGAACGATTGCAGCGTGACCGACTGGAAAAACCTCATCAAACTGGCGGACGACATCCGTCTGAACCCGCGCGACTATATGCATCGGTGCGAAGGCAAGGTGCTGGCCACGCTCTTCTATGAGCCGAGCACCCGCACGCAGATGTCGTTCCAGGCGGCCATGCTGCGGCTTGGCGGGCAGATCATCGGGTTTGACAATCCGGTCAATTCGTCGGTTTCCAAAGGCGAAACGCTGATGGATACCATGCGCATCGTCAGCAATTACGCCGACATCATCGTGGTGCGCCACCCGCAGGAGGGCGCGGCGCGCGCCGCGTCGCTCTATGCGCGCTGCCCGGTCATCAACGCCGGGGACGGCGGGCATTTGCACCCCACCCAGACGCTCACCGACCTGGTTACGCTTTCTACCGTCAAAGGCAGGCTCACCGGGCTGCGCATCGGCGTCTGCGGCGATCTGAAATACGGCCGCACGGTGCATTCGCTGCTCAAGGCCATGAGCCGTTTCGAGGGCAATCGCTTTTACTTGATCTCCACGCCGGAGCTTTCGGTGCCGGATTACTGCAAGGAGATACTGGATAACGCGGGCTGCCCATATGAGGAAGTGCCTGCGCTGGATGACTGCATCGGCGAGCTTGATGTGCTGTATATGACGCGCATCCAGCAGGAGCGTTTCGCCACGCCGGAAGCCTATGAAGCGCAGCGCGGCGTGTTTGTCCTTACGCCCGAAAAATTGCAAAAAGCGCGCGCGGACCTCGCCATCCTGCACCCGCTGCCCCGTGTGGACGAGATCGATCCTGCCATTGACGAGGACCCACGCGCGCTCTATTTTACGCAGGCGCGCCTGGGCATGTTCGGCCGGATGGCGCTCATGCTGCGTATGCTGGAGGACGATATCACCATCCATTCCGAGCGGGAACATCACCTGCACGCGGCGGTCTGTTCCAATCCGCGTTGCATCACCCACACCGAAAAATACCTGTCGCGCAGTGTCTGCAAGGATGAGAACGGGCACGACATCTGCCTGTACTGCGAGGAAAAATGCTGA